In Aspergillus oryzae RIB40 DNA, chromosome 6, one genomic interval encodes:
- a CDS encoding cation diffusion facilitator family transporter (mitochondrial Fe2+ transporter MMT1 and related transporters (cation diffusion facilitator superfamily)), producing MATQTRSHGGHGGHHHHHHGGNVYLTSTNKNDAGVRITRIGLVANLAMAIGKFIGGYVFHSQALIADAYHALTDLVSDILTLGTVAWSLKPPSERFPNGYGKIESIGALGVSGLLLCGGVFMGLNSGQVLLDQFYPQAAEAISHLGHGHSHSHGIDIHGPSIHAAWLAAGSIVVKEWLYHATSNAIHHRIDSLTSIVALFTIGGTYLFKDASWLDPVGGLLISLMVIKAGWGNTCSSLLELADTAVDDEIKESVQKAASKALAKLQDNNAIKIRDVQGMKSGQNYLMDIELAVPGAWPINRSREIEEIVRTAIGAGVRGVKRVKVRFIPLEHEELNFSEEFIPAEVASQANPEPEDGDADCEAHGHDHGHDVHEHDARKRR from the exons ATGGCGACGCAAACCAGAAGCCATGGTGGCCACGGCGgtcaccatcaccatcaccacgGCGGCAATGTGTACCTGACTTCCACAAACAAGAACGACGCCGGCGTTCGGATTACGCGGATCGGCCTGGTCGCCAACCTTGCGATGGCAATTGGCAAATTTATCGGAGGCTACGTCTTCCACTCGCAAGCGTTGATCGCCGACGCCTACCACGCCCTTACAGATCTCGTTTCGGACATTCTCACGCTGGGGACAGTCGCTTGGTCGCTCAAGCCCCCATCTGAAAGGTTCCCGAACGGCTACGGAAAGATTGAGAGCATCGGCGCGTTGGGTGTGAGTGGGCTATTGCTCTGTGGAGGCGTTTTTATGGGCCTGAACTCCGGTCAAGTTCTGTTGGACCAGTTCTACCCCCAGGCGGCGGAGGCGATCTCTCACTTGGGACACGGCCATTCGCATAGTCACGGAATCGACATTCATGGCCCCAGCATTCATGCCGCATGGTTGGCTGCTGGGTCCATTGTGGTAAAGGAATGGCTGTACCACGCAA CCTCGAACGCTATCCACCACCGCATTGATTCCCTGACCAGCATTGTCGCTCTGTTCACCATTGGCGGCACGTACTTATTTAAAGACGCCTCTTGGCTAGATCCTGTGGGTGGACTCCTTATCTCATTGATGGTCATCAAAGCCGGATGGGGAAATACATGCTCGTCACTTCTGGAGCTGGCCGATACTGCCGTGGAcgatgagatcaaggaaTCGGTGCAGAAGGCCGCTTCTAAGGCGCTCGCGAAATTGCAGGATAACAATGCGATTAAGATCCGCGACGTTCAGGGTATGAAATCTGGTCAGAACTATCtcatggatattgaactggCAGTGCCGGGAGCATGGCCCATCAATCGATCTCGGGAAATCGAGGAAATTGTCAGAACAGCCATCGGAGCGGGCGTCCGCGGCGTTAAGCGAGTCAAAGTGCGATTTATCCCCCTCGAGCATGAAGAGTTGAATTTCTCCGAAGAATTCATCCCTGCCGAAGTTGCATCCCAAGCCAACCCGGAACCGGAGGATGGTGACGCGGACTGTGAAGCGCACGGGCATGATCATGGGCATGATGTGCACGAACATGATGCTCGCAAGAGGCGTTAA
- a CDS encoding uncharacterized protein (adaptor complexes medium subunit family) → MVYITQESHKLEVQARPPIAVTNAVSWRSEGIRYRKNEVFLDVVESLNLLVSASGNVLRSEILGAIKMKCYLSGMPELRLGLNDKVMFETTGRATRGKAVEMEDVKFHQCVRLSRFENDRTISFIPPDGEFELMSYRLNTQVKPLIWVECLVESHSGSRMEYMLKAKAQFKRRSTANNVEILVPVPEDADSPRFRTNIGTVHYAPEKSAIIWKIKQFGGGKEFLMRAELGLPSVKGDDEHGGGMTGGFGGSMGGTGGGKAKRPINVKFEIPYFTTSGIQVRYLKITEPKIYFLPFLFSSVT, encoded by the exons ATGGT GTACATCACACAAGAGTCGCATAAGCTCGAAGTTCAAGCGCGTCCCCCTATTGCCGTCACCAATGCGGTCTCCTGGCGAAGTGAAGGCATTCGCTATCGGAAGAACGAAGTCTTCCTTGACGTTGTCGAATCTCTGAATCTCCTCGTATCTGCGTCTGGAAATGTCTTGCGATCTGAGATCCTGGGTGCTATCAAGATGAAGTGTTACCTAAGCGGTATGCCAGAACTTCGTTTGGGTTTGAATGACAAGGTTATGTTTGAGACGACGGGTCGTGCCACAAGAGGCAAAGCTGTCGAGATGGAGGACGTTAAATTCCATCAATGCGTTCGTCTTTCGAGATTCGAGAACGATCGTACGATCAGTTTTATACCCCCGGATGGAGAGTTCGAGCTCATGAGTTATCGTCTAAACACGCAAGTGAAACCCCTTATCTGGGTCGAATGCCTGGTGGAGTCGCACTCAGGCTCTCGGATGGAGTATATGTTGAAG GCCAAAGCACAATTCAAGCGCCGCAGCACGGCCAACAATGTGGAGATCCTCGTGCCTGTGCCGGAAGATGCAGACTCGCCGCGATTCCGCACGAACATTGGAACGGTTCACTATGCGCCAGAGAAGTCCGCTATTATCTGGAAGATCAAGCAGTTCGGTGGTGGAAAGGAGTTCCTGATGCGCGCTGAGCTTGGTCTCCCATCCGTCAAGGGAGACGACGAGCACGGAGGTGGTATGACTGGGGGCTTCGGAGGTAGCATGGGCGGCACTGGAGGCGGCAAGGCCAAACGGCCCATAAACGTCAAATTCGAAATTCCTTACTTCACCACAAGTGGTATTCAAGTACGCTACTTGAAGATCACTGAACCTAAG ATAtacttccttccctttctattttctagCGTTACATAA
- a CDS encoding mitochondrial 54S ribosomal protein mL57 (predicted protein): MASMLPTRAARTIACSACRTIVCPSTIGSASLLRRGLSTSTEQTPVDYADKPRWSYTPPSAKAPFSLRLNSKRRDYPVNTDPQVLDEFYIRMLGNDGDKLLSDETKWLAVTHKSFDQGRRGFNDRLAFLGRRIVELQASLAMVQSPGSAASTAAPDEFDRVPFTHPALEGLENLTRHKNYLIGKAQLAELAQKYELQKVLRWSPRKPNNLASSGIELVLAHTMYAIVGAISLEKGGLVANKVTRERILEPLGFKA, encoded by the exons ATGGCTTCAATGCTACCAACTCGGGCGGCCAGGACCATCGCCTGTTCCGCATGCCGCACTATCGTTTGTCCTAGCACGATTGGATCCGCCTCCCTCCTCCGTCGTGGTCTGTCGACATCCACCGAGCAGACACCAGTCGATTATGCAGACAAGCCTCGATGGTCCTATACTCCTCCCAGTGCAAAGGCTCCCTTCAGCTTGCGATTGAATAGCAAGAGACGTGATTACCCAGTCAACACCGATCCGCAGGTCCTTGACGAATTCTACATCCGCATGCTGGGCAATGATGGTGACAAGCTCCTTTCGGACGAAACCAAATGGCTTGCTGTGACGCACAAGAGTTTCGACCAGGGTCGAAGAGGATTCAATGACCGTCTGGCTTTCTTAG GACGACGGATCGTTGAGTTACAGGCTTCTTTGGCCATGGTGCAGAGCCCCGGAAGTGCTGCATCCACCGCTGCCCCTGATGAGTTTGACCGTGTGCCCTTCACGCACCCGGCATTGGAGGGCCTGGAGAACCTCACCCGTCACAAGAATTACTTGATAGGCAAAGCACAGCTTGCGGAGCTTGCGCAGAAGTATGAGCTGCAGAAGGTCCTGAGATGGAGTCCTCGGAAG CCCAACAACCTTGCCAGCTCCGGAATCGAACTTGTTCTTGCTCATACGATGTATGCGATCGTCGGTGCCATTTCCCTGGAGAAGGGCGGTCTCGTTGCCAACAAGGTGACACGCGAGCGGATATTAGAACCTTTGGGATTCAAGGCTTAA
- a CDS encoding uncharacterized protein (predicted protein) — translation MVLGPAFQTALYIKGSSSHEVCPATSLFACWYAYTFFPMKPRLASSLYRCFLKPFGTLHHNEKFKMVSVSRHAMLNEVADIISTSCIPTSSKLLKRYEKIGKPAVVREAKVSSFLSQEI, via the exons ATGGTTCTCGGTCCCGCTTTCCAGACAGCGTTGTACATTAAGGGCTCTTCCAGTCACGAGGTATGCCCTGCCACTTCCTTGTTTGCCTGTTGGTACGCATATACATTCTTTCCCATGAAACCCCGTCTGGCATCATCATTGTACAGGTGCTTTTTGAAACCTTTTGGTACTCTACACCACAATG AGAAGTTTAAAATGGTCTCGGTGTCCCGACATGCCATGTTAAACGAGGTAGCCGACATTATCAGCACAAGTTGTATACCAACTAGCTCGAAGTTGCTCAAGAGATATGAGAAGATAGGGAAGCCCGCCGTTGTGCGAGAAGCCAAAGTGTCTTCGTTCCTTTCCCAAGAAATCTAG
- a CDS encoding succinate dehydrogenase cytochrome b560 subunit (succinate dehydrogenase, cytochrome b subunit) — translation MISQKVAQQSLRRLAVQQPYAMRWSLMNSATPAAVAMGRFMQTRQAATTSNTSDPTKILAQQRLNRPVSPHLSIYRPQITWIGSSFHRITGFALSGSLYLYATAYLASPLLGWHLESASVAAAFAALPIVAKVLLKGFMALPFTYHCFNGVRHLVWDLGRGITNQQVIKSGWTVVGLSVLSALALAFL, via the exons ATGATTTCTCAGAAGGTTGCTCAGCAATCGCTGCGGCGGC TTGCCGTCCAGCAGCCCTATGCCATGCGCTGGTCTTTGATGAACTCCGCAACCCCCGCTGCTGTCGCTATGGGACGTTTTATGCAGACCAG ACAAGCTGCCACTACCTCGAACACCTCTGACCCTACCAAGATCCTTGCGCAGCAGCGTCTGAACCGTCCCGTTTCCCCTCACCTTTCCATCTACCGCCCCCAGATCACTTGGATCGGCAGTAGTTTTCACCGTATTACCGGATTCGCCCTTTCTGGTTCTCTGTATCTTTACGCGACTGCATACCTCGCCTCACCGTTGCTTGGCTGGCATCTGGAGTCGGCCTCCGTGGCCGCTGCTTTCGCTGCCCTTCCCATTGTTGCCAAGGTCCTTCTCAAGGGTTTTATGGCTCTTCCTTTCACCTACCACTGCTTCAACGGAGTCCGCCACTTGGTCTGGGATCTTGGTAGGGGAATCACCAACCAGCAGGTCATCAAGTCTGGTTGGACTGTGGTGGGGCTGAGCGTCCTCAGCGCCCTTGCTCTCGCTTTCCTGTGA
- a CDS encoding transaldolase family protein (transaldolase) produces MASQTGLDVLRYLVTHIGLCIDNPLVARTLGPFQDCTSNQAIAYGELSKPKHKELITSSVAEARNLLSRFPGLALEELAVEIAMVKLALRIAPHINGHVHIQTNPYYSYSVEKTTVNALRIIQLFQYLQPGFEQSRICIKIPSTWEGMVACRALEQAGVRTLATTLFTLTQAVLAAEVGCTYVAPYVNQLKVHFEPGFTDPNKLLPLCVAIQKYYKSVNAKTQFLPASLTSTDEIFAMAGVDHITIAPNLLQQLSQPDSVPQIQSLFDSDAPAVLPPSSLSFVNDESAYRLAFTRDLHGASEEKLTQVRELGSRFFKTSVLTHSYIQAVNIFCDMQDKLVQIMKSVV; encoded by the exons ATGGCTTCTCagactggcttggatgttCTCC GTTACTTAGTGACGCACATCGGACTTTGTATTGATAATCCTTTAGTTGCCAGGACCCTAGGTCCATTTCAAGACTGTACTTCCAATCAAGCCATCGCTTACGGAGAGCTTTCCAAACCCAAGCATAAGGAATTGATCACATCCTCTGTTGCAGAGGCAAGAAATCTCCTATCTCGGTTCCCTGGCCTTGCCTTAGAGGAGTTAGCTGTAGAGATAGCG ATGGTGAAACTGGCTTTGAGAATTGCTCCTCATATCAATGGCCATGTCCATATCCAGACAAATCCTTACTATTCTTACTCGGTTGAAAAGACCACTGTCAACGCTCTCA GAATCATTCAACTCTTTCAGTATTTACAGCCAGGTTTCGAGCAGTCGCGTATCTGCATCAAAATTCCAAGTACATGGGAGGGTATGGTTGCCTGTCGGGCCCTCGAACAAGCTGGAGTACGCACACTCGCTACCACTCTCTTTACCCTAACGCAGGCGGTGCTCGCTGCGGAAGTCGGCTGCACATATGTCGCACCCTATGTCAATCAGCTTAAAGTTCATTTCGAGCCGGG CTTCACGGACCCGAACAAGCTTCTGCCTCTCTGTGTCGCCATCCAGAAGTACTATAAATCGGTTAACGCTAAAACCCAGTTTCTTCCAGCCAGTTTAACCTCGACAGATGAAATTTTTGCGATGGCTGGTGTGGATCATATCACCATCGCTCCGAATCTCTTGCAACAGCTCTCGCAGCCAGATTCCGTGCCCCAGATCCAGTCTCTATTCGACAGTGATGCTCCTGCAGTACTTCCTCCATCGTCATTGTCTTTTGTCAATGATGAATCGGCGTATCGCCTTGCTTTCACCAGAGACCTCCATGGAGCAAGCGAGGAAAAGCTGACCCAGGTGCGTGAATTAGGCAGTCGATTTTTTAAAACTTCTGTACTGACTCACTCGTATATACAGGCAGTAAATATATTCTGTGATATGCAGGACAAACTCGTCCAGATTATGAAATCTGTGGTGTGA
- a CDS encoding Rag GTPase GTR1 (GTP-binding protein), protein MDVRKKKRKVLLMGKSGSGKSSMRSIIFSNYVAKDVRRLGATIDVEHSHVKFMGNLTLNLWDCGGQDAFMETYLASQRGNIFSDVAVLIYVFDIESREVERDLDTYHAIIGALKEYSPNAYVFCLVHKLDLIQAEHRQRIYEERSALIRSRSDHFSIDTFGSSIWDQSLYKAWAGIVHRLIPNLTVIERFLHAFAKRIDAEEVILFERSTFLTVTSVASEIGDLNPIYDRHERLSNIMKAFKHCAARNTHTTPASAGFVVMHTKTPQFNVFLGRFTDNTYIFLVVPPGEAAYNCAVLNTMLAREGFSKAAAMGHGDGFPLPAPESPDGELANNSHANGYL, encoded by the coding sequence ATGGACgtccgaaagaagaagagaaaggtgCTCCTAATGGGGAAGAGCGGCTCGGGAAAGTCCTCGATGAGATCCATTATTTTCAGCAACTATGTCGCAAAAGATGTCCGCCGGCTAGGCGCCACAATTGACGTGGAACACAGCCATGTCAAGTTCATGGGGAACCTGACCCTGAACCTGTGGGACTGTGGAGGCCAAGACGCCTTCATGGAGACATATCTCGCCTCACAACGAGGGAACATCTTCTCGGACGTCGCGGTTCTGATCTACGTCTTTGATATCGAGTCCCGCGAAGTAGAACGAGACCTCGACACATACCACGCCATCATCGGCGCCCTGAAAGAGTACAGCCCGAACGCCTACGTCTTCTGTCTCGTCCACAAGCTCGACCTCATCCAAGCCGAGCACCGTCAACGCATCTACGAAGAACGCTCCGCTCTCATCCGCAGCCGCTCGGACCATTTCTCCATCGACACCTTCGGCAGCAGCATCTGGGATCAATCGCTCTACAAAGCCTGGGCCGGCATCGTCCACCGTCTCATCCCCAATCTCACCGTCATCGAACGCTTCCTGCACGCCTTCGCCAAGCGTATCGATGCCGAGGAAgtcatcctcttcgagcGCTCGACTTTCCTAACCGTCACCTCCGTTGCCTCGGAAATAGGCGacctcaaccccatctaTGATCGCCATGAGCGACTCTCTAATATAATGAAGGCGTTCAAGCATTGCGCGGCCCGGAATACCCATACCACGCCCGCTTCGGCCGGGTTCGTCGTCATGCATACCAAGACGCCCCAGTTCAATGTCTTTTTGGGCCGGTTCACCGATAACACAtatatcttccttgtcgTCCCGCCGGGTGAAGCGGCTTATAACTGTGCTGTACTGAATACAATGTTAGCCAGGGAGGGATTCTCAAAAGCAGCAGCGATGGGTCACGGGGATGGATTCCCGCTTCCTGCGCCAGAATCCCCGGACGGTGAATTAGCCAACAATTCTCATGCAAATGGTTACCTGTAG
- a CDS encoding URC4/urg3 family protein (predicted protein) encodes MGLFKRKDSKNSIQTERDEQESFVSANSARTSNASLKSPGFKGSGSGLPASIPEISIAKPPDPALDPAAYLRSIHAVRERSRFVFGKAKRNKLNHFDVDMSKFEATASYIVSIIKRDYAPDYDSIPPHGRWQHFDVGGRPRINQLLQSWPSTIDAQERTRRLIDLFVVSVLLDAGAGTRWSYKSKESGKFFSRSEGLAVATLEMFKSGLFSSDPTEPCQVDGAGLKKITVELLAKGMQHSENNPLAGIEGRAGLLIRLSEALNNQDFFGVDARPGNMLDYLLSHPSTQASSVPIIPITTLWSVLMDGLTPIWPPSRTQIDGLSIGDAWPCSDLPPCPPAQPWETIVPFHKLTQWLCYSIMVPMSKLMKIHFAGSELLTGLPEYRNGGLLIDMGLLTLKDADAQRGIAAYKENAQIKGQPNVEVVPLFSTDDDVVVEWRAVTVGFLDELLVAVNSQLGLVGEDQLSLAQMLEAGSWKGGREIAEVSRPNTKEPPIMIRSDGTVF; translated from the exons ATGGGTCTGTTCAAGCGCAAGGACTCCAAAAACTCGATCCAGACCGAGAGGGATGAACAAGAATCCTTTGTATCGGCTAACAGCGCTCGTACATCTAATGCCTCATTGAAATCTCCTGGTTTCAAGGGAAGTGGCAGTGGCTTGCCAGCTTCCATCCCAGAAATCTCGATTGCCAAACCGCCCGACCCAGCCTTAGACCCTGCAGCCTACCTGCGAAGCATACATGCTGTTCGAGAGCGTTCTAGATTCGTCTTTGGGAAGgcgaaaagaaacaaactTAACCATTTCGATGTTGATATGAGCAAGTTCGAAGCCACTGCGTCTTACATTGTGTCCATCATCAAG AGAGATTATGCTCCGGACTATGATTCGATTCCTCCCCATGGTCGCTGGCAACACTTCGATGTGGGTGGCCGACCCCGCATCAATCAGCTGCTGCAGTCCTGGCCTAGCACAATCGATGCGCAAGAACGAACTCGGCGATTAATCGACCTCTTTGTCGTTTCCGTCCTTCTGGACGCTGGTGCTGGAACTAGATGGTCTTACAAATCGAAGGAGTCGGGCAAGTTCTTCTCGCGGAGCGAGGGGCTGGCTGTTGCTACACTTGAGATGTTCAAGAGCGGACTTTTCAGTAGTGATCCCACCGAGCCTTGCCAGGTGGATGGCGCCggcttgaagaagatcaCGGTAGAGCTGCTGGCTAAGGGCATGCAGCACTCGGAGAACAACCCATTGGCAGGTATCGAAGGTCGTGCGGGACTCCTGATTCGACTCTCGGAGGCATTGAACAATCAGGATTTCTTCGGGGTGGATGCTAGGCCAGGAAACATGCTTG ACTATCTTCTCTCACATCCCTCGACACAAGCTTCGTCGGTCCCGATTATTCCTATTACAACGCTATGGTCCGTCCTTATGGACGGGCTGACGCCAATCTGGCCGCCTTCCAGAACACAGATCGATGGCTTGTCGATCGGAGATGCTTGGCCGTGCTCTGACTTACCCCCGTGCCCCCCCGCGCAACCTTGGGAGACTATTGTCCCGTTCCACAAACTGACACAGTGGTTGTGCTATTCTATCATGGTTCCGATGTCAAAGTTGATGAAGATTCACTTTGCCGGCAGCGAGCTCCTAACAGGTCTTCCCGAGTATCGCAATGGCGGTCTGTTGATCGATATGGGTTTGTTGACTCTCAAGGACGCCGATGCTCAACGAGGCATTGCTGCATATAAAGAAAATGCGCAGATCAAGGGTCAACCAAATGTGGAAgttgttcctcttttctctacGGACGATGATGTAGTCGTGGAATGGCGCGCCGTCACAGTTGGGTTTTTGGACGAGCTGCTCGTGGCGGTAAACTCTCAGCTAGGGTTGGTTGGAGAGGACCAGTTAAGCCTTGCACAGATGCTCGAAGCTGGATCATGGAAG GGCGGCCGTGAGATTGCCGAGGTATCGAGGCCAAACACCAAGGAACCACCGATTATGATACGCTCCGATGGTACTGTTTTCTAA
- a CDS encoding UBA/TS-N domain protein (auxilin-like protein and related proteins containing DnaJ domain) — protein sequence MDDLSGLNWNSTSSNDPRKPPPMSSSLLFPNVRRNDTSGRSTPLSASSGASNPPSKSATPDKDSFANLVSFNSSNPNKNLSLIEQQKRLQEERAKKEAENRSRFETQYGAQNAQFWDNLEKGGHKPAAIGMTSTQQKVQSADEDDLLAAFDASAPVDASTHFPVPSPSPTPRVDARSPQPTPNGSSAAPQSSGMSFMDDDDDPFGLNQLKPKPNPPPPPPQPAETDDDDFLGLLGKPVSEVRRPEPPAKPPTPERADPTPSPKPSNGTDRAIAELVDMGFPADKASQALRMTSSGTDVQAAVSLLLTQAHEESRQKSGSRPTAQERYPSHESRSRDRAGRSDRDMPSWMQQERTHSSRRREDNRSPSTADKDPSQIAAAFGNNLLKTANSLWKTGSKKVQQVVNDFNTDQDPNQPRWLRDPSAREEPSPREHRRFPDQSQKQPADFTDEALLLESGVDPRASRKPTRSNDGPPPRTLSDSYRGQPSPVGDRNMQQPAFMRQQQPSQTKDPRARLTKSAVEEQSAQAYVSPARRKRPTAQSPAPAQNVDLFDSPAPRPAERPRLSPSPAQPTRPAVTSKPLPARPKAPPRVIPQVSQDALASTHHHRTKAAEAYKRGDYAAAHEAFSAALSLLPDKYPLAIIIRSNRAMTALKVGEPKVAIGDADTILDVIGPSKGEAESIEIGNGEPSKPMKDFFGKALMRKAEALEQLERWADAAQAWKQAVENGHGGSTSIQGRNRCEKAAGISKPVSKPSAPARRPPAPAPKKSALDDLQGGSSSSANSAAVSRLREANKAAERADEEKFALTESVDARLTAWKNGKQDNLRALLGSLDTVLWPEAGWKKINMSELIMPNKVKVQYMKGIAKVHPDKLSTNATTEQRMIAGAVFGTLNEAWDKFKAENNL from the exons ATGGACGATCTGAGCGGCCTGAATTGGAATTCCACTTCGTCCAATGACCCCCGTAAACCCCCACCTATGAGCTCCAGCCTCTTGTTTCCAAATGTGAGACGCAATGATACCTCCGGCCGATCTACTCCTCTTTCTGCCTCCTCCGGGGCTTCAAACCCGCCCTCCAAGTCTGCAACACCGGACAAGGACAGCTTCGCGAACCTCGTATCTTTCAATTCGTCTAACCCAAATAAGAACCTGTCCCTTATCgagcagcagaagaggctacaagaagagagagccaagaaagagGCAGAGAATCGATCTCGGTTCGAAACACAATATGGGGCGCAAAATGCTCAATTCTGGGATAATCTCGAGAAGGGTGGCCACAAACCTGCTGCAATTGGCATGACCTCTACTCAGCAAAAAGTCCAGTCcgctgatgaagatgatctccTTGCCGCATTTGACGCTTCGGCACCTGTTGATGCATCGACTCACTTCCCCGTACCTAGTCCAAGCCCGACGCCACGGGTAGACGCCAGGTCGCCGCAGCCCACCCCCAATGGATCCTCTGCAGCGCCACAGTCCTCTGGAATGTCGTTCatggacgacgacgatgatccTTTCGGCCTTAATCAATTGAAACCTaaaccaaatcctcctccgccgccgccgcaaccTGCAGAGACTGACGATGATGACTTCCTGGGCTTGCTGGGTAAGCCCGTTTCTGAAGTCCGCCGACCGGAACCACCAGCCAAACCTCCAACTCCAGAGCGCGCAGACCCTACCCCATCTCCCAAGCCGTCAAATGGGACTGACCGAGCAATTGCAGAGCTCGTTGATATGGGATTTCCTGCAGATAAAGCTAGCCAAGCTCTACGCATGACGTCATCCGGAACTGATGTTCAAGCTGCGGTCTCATTGCTTCTCACGCAGGCGCACGAAGAATCTCGACAAAAGTCTGGAAGTAGACCAACGGCTCAAGAACGCTACCCGAGCCATGAGAGCCGGAGCAGAGATCGGGCCGGGAGGTCGGATCGCGATATGCCATCGTGGATGCAACAGGAGCGGACCCATTCTTCAAGGCGCCGCGAGGATAATCGGTCACCTTCGACAGCAGACAAGGATCCGTCGCAGATTGCCGCTGCATTCGGCAATAACTTGTTAAAAACAGCAAACTCGCTGTGGAAGACTGGTAGCAAGAAGGTTCAACAAGTCGTTAATGACTTCAACACAGACCAAGATCCGAACCAGCCCCGGTGGCTCAGAGATCCGTCTGCCCGCGAGGAGCCCTCACCTAGGGAACACCGGCGCTTTCCTGATCAGTCTCAGAAACAGCCAGCTGACTTCACTGACGAggctcttctccttgaatCCGGTGTAGATCCTCGTGCTTCACGCAAGCCAACAAGGTCCAACGATGGACCCCCACCTCGCACCCTTAGCGATAGCTATCGAGGCCAGCCTTCTCCAGTTGGTGACAGAAATATGCAACAGCCGGCCTTTATGCGACAACAGCAGCCAAGCCAGACGAAGGATCCCAGAGCCCGATTGACCAAATCTGCAGTAGAAGAACAGTCAGCACAAGCATATGTGAGCCCAGCGAGAAGAAAACGACCAACCGCACAATCTCCAGCCCCTGCGCAGAATGTTGACTTATTCGATTCTCCGGCTCCACGGCCTGCTGAGCGCCCTAGACTGTCACCCTCGCCGGCGCAGCCCACGCGGCCAGCTGTTACATCTAAACCTCTGCCTGCGCGACCAAAAGCTCCGCCCCGAGTCATCCCTCAAGTATCACAGGACGCTCTGGCATCCACGCATCATCATCGGACGAAAGCGGCTGAAGCTTATAAGAGAGGTGATTATGCAGCTGCCCACGAGGCATTTTCCGCAGCTCTGTCGTTGCTACCTGACAAGTACCCCCTTGCGATCATCATCCGCAGCAATCGTGCCATGACAGCACTGAAGGTTGGTGAGCCTAAGGTGGCAATTGGCGATGCAGACACTATCCTGGATGTGATTGGCCCTTCGAAGGGCGAGGCCGAGAGCATTGAAATCGGAAACGGTGAACCCAGTAAACCGATGAAGGATTTCTTCGGCAAAGCCTTGATGCGCAAGGCCGAGGCCCTCGAGCAATTAGAGCGATGGGCAGATGCTGCACAGGCGTGGAAACAGGCGGTTGAAAACGGCCACGGTGGTAGCACCAGTATCCAAGGCCGCAACAGATGTGAGAAAGCTGCCGGCATTAGCAAACCTGTTTCGAAACCTTCAGCCCCTGCTAGGCGGCCGCCTGCTCCTGCACCTAAGAAGTCTGCACTTGATGACCTGCAAGGTGGCAGCTCTTCATCTGCCAACTCCGCCGCTGTCAGTCGGTTGCGAGAAGCCAACAAAGCCGCTGAGCGTGCCGATGAAGAGAAATTCGCTCTTACAGAAAGTGTGGATGCTCGACTAACTGCCTGGAAGAACGGCAAGCAGGACAATCTACGAGCGCTTTTGGGCAGTTTGGACACTGTTCTGTGGCCGGAGGCTGGGTGGAAAAAGATCAACATGTCGGAACTGATTATGCCGAACAAGGTCAAGGTGCAATATATGAAGGGGATCGCCAAGGTGCACCCAGACAAG CTTTCTACCAATGCCACGACGGAACAGCGAATGATCGCTGGTGCAGTGTTCGGCACGCTCAATGAAGCATGGGATAAATTCAAGGCGGAGAATAATCTATAA